One Pseudomonas sp. HOU2 genomic window carries:
- a CDS encoding CaiB/BaiF CoA-transferase family protein, whose product MPFANKPLSGVKVIELGTLIAGPFASRICGEFGAEVIKIESPDGGDPLRKWRKLYEGTSLWWFVQARNKKSLTLNLKHPEGLAILKKLLGEADILIENFRPGVLEKLGLSWETLHTLNPKLVMVRLSGFGQTGPMKDQPGFGAVGESMGGLRYITGFDDRPPVRTGISIGDSIAALWGVIGALMALRHREVNGGLGQVVDVALYEAIFAMMESMVPEFDVFGFIRERTGNIMPGITPSSIHTSADGKHVQIGANGDAIFKRFMLIIGREDLANDPTLVSNDGRDTRRDELYGVIDRWVNSLPLQSVLDLLNQAEVPASRIFSAEDMFSDPQYLAREMFLHAKLPDGKPFKMPGIVPKLSETPGTSEWVGPQLGEHNAQVLHDLGYDEQQIARLRADGAI is encoded by the coding sequence ATGCCGTTCGCCAACAAACCGCTCAGCGGTGTGAAAGTCATTGAATTGGGTACGTTGATTGCCGGGCCGTTCGCCTCGCGCATTTGCGGCGAGTTCGGCGCCGAAGTGATCAAGATCGAATCGCCCGACGGCGGTGATCCGCTGCGCAAGTGGCGCAAATTGTATGAAGGCACCTCGCTGTGGTGGTTCGTTCAGGCGCGCAACAAGAAGTCGCTGACGCTGAACCTCAAGCATCCGGAAGGTCTGGCGATCCTGAAAAAACTGCTGGGCGAAGCCGACATCCTGATCGAAAACTTTCGCCCCGGCGTGCTGGAAAAACTCGGGCTGAGCTGGGAAACCCTGCACACGCTGAACCCGAAACTGGTGATGGTGCGCCTCTCGGGCTTCGGCCAGACCGGGCCGATGAAAGATCAACCGGGCTTCGGTGCGGTCGGCGAATCCATGGGCGGCTTGCGCTACATCACCGGCTTCGACGACCGGCCCCCGGTGCGCACCGGGATCTCCATCGGCGACTCGATTGCCGCGCTGTGGGGCGTGATCGGTGCGCTGATGGCGCTACGTCATCGCGAGGTCAACGGCGGTCTCGGCCAAGTCGTCGATGTCGCGCTGTACGAGGCGATTTTCGCCATGATGGAAAGCATGGTGCCGGAGTTCGACGTGTTCGGTTTCATCCGCGAGCGCACCGGCAACATCATGCCAGGCATCACGCCGTCATCGATCCACACCAGCGCCGACGGCAAGCACGTGCAGATCGGCGCCAATGGCGACGCGATCTTCAAGCGCTTCATGCTGATCATCGGCCGCGAGGATCTGGCCAACGACCCGACACTGGTGAGCAATGACGGGCGCGACACCCGCCGCGACGAGTTGTATGGGGTGATCGACCGCTGGGTCAATTCGCTGCCGCTGCAAAGCGTGCTCGATTTGCTCAACCAGGCAGAAGTACCGGCCAGCCGGATCTTTAGTGCCGAAGACATGTTCAGCGATCCGCAGTACCTGGCCCGGGAAATGTTCCTGCACGCGAAACTGCCGGACGGCAAGCCTTTCAAGATGCCGGGGATCGTGCCGAAACTCTCCGAGACACCGGGCACTTCCGAATGGGTCGGGCCGCAACTCGGTGAACACAATGCGCAGGTACTGCACGATCTTGGCTACGACGAACAGCAGATCGCCCGGTTGCGCGCAGACGGAGCTATTTAA
- a CDS encoding TIGR02285 family protein → MFLLALPAWAQAKPTLVWLLRDLPPLTIFEGPKKGQGVIDQLLPMLIAGMPQYEHTLMRVNRARGMQMLHEPSFTCDPSLIWSKERTQWIAFSIPAFRAVSNGLVVRQKDRNVLAPFLIDGEVDLTAFLANGETKVGVVAERSYGEYLDTLLKQAPDGALTPHYGNDALSSLLSMQRLGRLQVVLGYWPEIRYQAHQAQIAEDELVFYPIRGTGKYLSGFVGCSDTPQGRQAISEINQLLRTLPHEQMNQSYADWLDPEMRTDYLQQARIFFEQQAAP, encoded by the coding sequence TTGTTTCTGCTCGCCCTGCCCGCCTGGGCGCAAGCCAAACCCACGCTGGTCTGGTTGTTGCGCGATCTGCCGCCCCTGACCATCTTCGAAGGCCCGAAAAAGGGCCAGGGCGTGATCGATCAACTGCTGCCGATGCTGATCGCCGGCATGCCGCAATACGAACACACGCTGATGCGGGTCAATCGCGCCCGTGGCATGCAGATGCTGCACGAGCCGTCCTTCACTTGCGACCCCTCGCTGATCTGGAGCAAGGAGCGTACACAATGGATCGCCTTCTCTATCCCGGCGTTTCGCGCTGTCAGTAATGGTCTGGTGGTGCGTCAGAAAGATCGCAACGTACTGGCGCCGTTCCTGATCGACGGTGAAGTCGATCTGACGGCATTTCTGGCCAACGGCGAAACCAAGGTCGGAGTGGTCGCCGAGCGCAGTTACGGCGAGTATCTCGACACGCTACTCAAGCAGGCCCCGGACGGTGCGCTGACGCCGCATTATGGCAACGACGCCCTGAGCAGCCTGCTGTCGATGCAACGCCTGGGGCGTCTGCAAGTAGTGTTGGGTTACTGGCCGGAGATCCGCTATCAGGCGCATCAGGCGCAAATTGCCGAAGATGAACTGGTGTTCTATCCGATTCGTGGCACCGGCAAGTATCTGTCTGGCTTTGTCGGGTGTTCCGATACCCCCCAGGGCCGTCAGGCGATCAGCGAGATCAACCAACTGCTGCGTACCCTGCCCCATGAGCAAATGAACCAGTCGTACGCCGACTGGCTGGACCCCGAAATGCGCACGGATTACCTGCAACAGGCGCGGATTTTTTTCGAGCAGCAAGCCGCACCATAA
- a CDS encoding DUF3509 domain-containing protein: MESISLLLGEALSPYQVTLTPRGAHGECLVTLRNSSGALVVEREFNQAQLSDKRLLTDVVDGLHRDVLIAEGRLEPCVIAALRNAALDKRAAL; encoded by the coding sequence ATGGAAAGTATCAGTCTATTGCTCGGTGAGGCTCTGAGCCCGTATCAGGTGACGTTGACCCCCCGCGGTGCCCATGGCGAGTGCCTGGTGACCTTGAGAAACAGCAGCGGCGCCCTCGTGGTGGAGCGCGAATTCAATCAGGCGCAGTTGAGCGACAAGCGCCTGCTGACCGATGTGGTCGACGGTTTGCACCGCGACGTCCTGATCGCCGAGGGGCGGCTGGAACCCTGTGTGATCGCGGCCTTGCGCAACGCAGCACTCGATAAGCGTGCAGCATTGTGA